One window of Hydractinia symbiolongicarpus strain clone_291-10 chromosome 3, HSymV2.1, whole genome shotgun sequence genomic DNA carries:
- the LOC130636802 gene encoding succinate-semialdehyde dehydrogenase, mitochondrial-like gives MAAKQALEKIRLFKQKAFLHGKWSLGIKEKTFPVYSPSSGEIIANVSDLDEDDVNGAIKSAHVAFQTYKKSSCKYRSEILRKLGQSMQENEHDLATIMTLECGKPISESVGEVKYAASFLEWYSEEAKRINGDILPNAEANTRKIILKQPVGVCGMITPWNFPLAMITRKVGAAMAAGCTSVIKPSEETPLSALAFCQLVEDLDVPPGVVNVITCSRDNTVMAGTALCTSPLIKKITFTGSTKVGKWLLEKSAPTVKKVSMELGGNAPFIVFNSADAKLAASKAVVSRFRNSGQTCICAERIFVQEGIYDEFMSEFTKAVSKLKIGDPLEKDTTLSTLINQGALEKVLHHIKDAEQHGGKIVLGGKLSDRGGLFFEPTIIGDCNDEMQCVKEETFGPVAPVIKFKTEQEILALANTENSGLAGYFFSTDYQQIWRVAEELEVGMVGVNEVAISNEMIPFGGIKESGLGREGSIYGISDYLELKYVCLGGL, from the exons ATTATTGCTAATGTGTCTGATTTGGATGAAGATGATGTTAATGGTGCAATCAAAAGCGCTCATGTTGCATTTCAAACGTACAAGAAGTCATCATGTAAATACAGAAGTGAGATCTTGCGAAAGCTTGGTCAAAGCATGCAGGAGAATGAGCATGATTTGGCCACCATTATGACATTAGAATGTG GAAAACCAATCAGTGAGTCCGTGGGTGAAGTTAAATATGCGGCTTCGTTCTTGGAGTGGTATTCGGAAGAAGCCAAACGCATCAACGGAGACATATTGCCAAATGCTGAAGCTAACACACGTAAGATAATTCTGAAACAGCCAGTTGGTGTTTGCGGTATGATAACTCCATGGAACTTCCCCTTGGCCATGATAACCAGAAAAGTAGGCGCTGCCATGGCTGCAGGTTGCACGTCAGTAATTAAGCCGTCCGAAGAGACGCCGTTGTCGGCATTAGCTTTCTGTCAACTTGTGGAGGATTTGGATGTACCCCCCGGTGTTGTGAATGTAATCACTTGTTCGCGAGACAATACAGTGATGGCTGGTACAGCCTTGTGTACAAGccctttgattaaaaaaataacttttactgGTTCTACAAAAGTTGGCAAATGGTTGCTGGAAAAGTCGGCACCTACCGTCAAAAAGGTTTCAATGGAACTTGGAGGAAATGCTCCATTTATCGTGTTCAATTCTGCTGATGCTAAATTGGCAGCATCCAAAGCCGTTGTGTCGCGTTTTCGCAATTCGGGACAAACGTGTATTTGCGCGGAGCGAATATTTGTCCAGGAGGGAATTTACGATGAATTTATGTCCGAGTTCACAAAAGCTGTCTCTAAGTTAAAGATTGGCGATCCGTTAGAGAAAGACACTACGCTTAGTACGTTAATAAATCAAGGTGCACTTGAGAAAGTTCTACATCATATCAAAGATGCTGAACAACACGGTGGTAAAATTGTTCTTGGTGGTAAATTATCTGATCGAGGAGGCCTGTTTTTTGAACCGACAATAATTGGAGATTGCAATGACGAAATGCAGTGtgtaaaagaagaaacatttGGTCCTGTTGCCCCTGTGATTAAATTCAAAACAGAGCAGGAAATATTAGCTCTTGCAAATACGGAAAACTCTGGTTTGGCTGGTTACTTTTTCTCAACTGATTATCAACAGATTTGGAGAGTTGCAGAAGAATTGGAAGTAGGGATGGTTGGTGTAAACGAAGTTGCAATTTCAAACGAAATGATCCCATTTGGAGGTATAAAAGAATCAGGACTTGGAAGGGAAGGCTCCATATATGGAATTAGCGATTATTTGGAGCTGAAGTACGTCTGTCTTGGTGGGTTGTAG